The Sebastes umbrosus isolate fSebUmb1 chromosome 19, fSebUmb1.pri, whole genome shotgun sequence genome has a segment encoding these proteins:
- the LOC119478593 gene encoding fibroblast growth factor 9-like — protein sequence TAPGDYSRVTTTSSCITITINITDNATSHLPQAAILQVSTPTPTARLWVPRRRRCSRSVRGGFSHSRSLSLHPAQHAPAPEHLHSSPSSTTMCRWTVTKGAPVAWFSTCPCYRPPSLVLSLTFLLLLLLLGPSSSAPLSALSSSDSHNAKPRGNPPHAFISRPSSPSSSPAPLHASSARLPRATNVSSSSATVIGRHVRSSYNHLQGDVRRRKLFSFQKFFLRIDKKGKVNGTKSEDDPYSMLEIKSVDVGVVAIRGLSSNYYLAISKKGELYGARDFGPDCRLIERIEENKYNTYASAEWRNKKKHMFVGLNANGKPMRGKKTRRKNTATHFLPIVVTPR from the exons ACAGCACCGGGGGACTACAGCAGagtcaccaccaccagcagctgcatcaccatcaccatcaataTTACCGATAACGCTACATCACATCTACCGCAAGCAGCCATTCTACAGGTTTCAACGCCTACACCTACAGCGAGGCTGTGGGTCCCCAGACGGAGGAGGTGTAGTCGGTCAGTCAGGGGGGGTTTCTCCCACTCTCGCTCCCTCTCCCTGCACCCAGCTCAGCATGCCCCAGCCCCTGAGCACCTCCATAGCTCTCCCAGCTCCACTACCATGTGTAGATGGACAGTGACAAAAGGTGCACCGGTCGCCTGGTTCTCCACCTGCCCCTGCTACAGACCTCCTTCACTCGTCCTCTccctcaccttcctcctcctgctcctcctgctcggACCCTCCTCGTCCGCACCCCTGTCCGCTTTATCATCATCAGACTCACACAATGCAAAACCACGAGGGAATCCTCCGCACGCCTTCATCTCACGCCCTTCATCTCCTTCCTCATCGCCCGCACCGCTGCACGCATCCTCCGCGAGGTTGCCACGGGCGACCAACGTGTCGTCGTCCTCCGCGACGGTCATCGGGCGCCACGTGCGGAGCAGCTACAACCATCTCCAAGGAGACGTGCGAAGGAGGAAACTGTTCTCCTTCCAGAAATTCTTCCTTCGCATCGACAAGAAAGGAAAAGTTAATGGCACCAAAAGTGAGGATGATCCATACA GCATGTTGGAGATCAAGTCGGTGGATGTGGGAGTCGTGGCCATCAGGGGCCTCAGCAGTAACTACTACCTGGCAATCAGCAAGAAGGGAGAGCTATACGGAGCG AGGGACTTTGGTCCGGACTGCCGTCTGATTGAACGCATTGAGGAGAACAAGTACAACACCTACGCTTCAGCAGAGTGGCGCAACAAGAAGAAGCACATGTTTGTGGGACTGAACGCCAACGGCAAGCCAATGAGGGGGAAGAAGACACGGAGGAAAAACACTGCCACTCACTTCCTGCCCATTGTGGTAACACCACGATGA